One region of Jatrophihabitans cynanchi genomic DNA includes:
- a CDS encoding type 1 glutamine amidotransferase encodes MKLIHLYPREMNIYGDTGNVLVLRRRLMWRGLPVEVVPVSIGDRLPHDADILLGGGGQDAAQGEIGADFASRGAELRAMADDGVVMLAICGSYQMLGHEFITHDGQRIAGVGVLDVITRGQAERLIGNNHVDTPDAGRLVGYENHSGMTELGPGVRPLGRTAIGRGNNGRDHTEGAVRDNVIGTYLHGPVLAKSPRFADSLLQRALRRRGADVELEPLDDTLAEQAASVAVRRPR; translated from the coding sequence GTGAAGCTGATCCACCTCTACCCGCGCGAGATGAACATCTACGGAGATACGGGCAACGTCCTCGTACTGCGCCGCCGGCTGATGTGGCGCGGGCTGCCGGTCGAGGTGGTGCCGGTGAGCATCGGCGACCGGTTGCCGCACGACGCGGACATCCTGCTCGGTGGCGGCGGGCAGGACGCCGCCCAGGGCGAGATCGGCGCCGACTTCGCCTCGCGCGGCGCCGAATTGCGGGCGATGGCCGACGACGGCGTGGTGATGCTGGCGATCTGTGGCAGCTACCAGATGCTCGGGCACGAGTTCATCACGCACGACGGGCAGCGCATCGCCGGCGTCGGCGTGCTCGATGTGATCACGCGGGGGCAGGCCGAGCGGCTGATCGGCAACAACCACGTCGACACCCCGGACGCCGGCCGGCTGGTCGGCTACGAGAACCACAGCGGGATGACCGAACTCGGTCCCGGCGTACGGCCGCTCGGGCGCACCGCGATCGGGCGGGGCAACAACGGCCGCGACCACACCGAAGGCGCGGTCCGCGACAACGTGATCGGCACCTACCTGCACGGCCCGGTGCTGGCCAAGAGCCCGCGCTTCGCCGACTCGCTGCTGCAGCGCGCGCTGCGCCGGCGCGGCGCGGACGTCGAACTGGAGCCGCTCGATGACACCCTGGCCGAGCAGGCGGCCTCGGTCGCGGTGCGCCGGCCACGCTGA
- a CDS encoding rhomboid family intramembrane serine protease translates to MRQAAVGFHCPDDASLGARSIPRQRTSVGARLRESAPVVTIALIVLNVAAYLYTGAKSPGGLDRPYAARLFLDWQLQPDVVYHHDEYYRLLTSAFLHVSLLHIGANMLALGVIGPPLERLLGRTRLLALYLLGALGGSAAIFAFGTAEQPVVGASGAIFGLFAASLVLVRRLGLDPQWLIGIIVLNFVFTFSVRDISKLGHLGGFVTGGLAALAIAGWPTVRTRLATGRQVAGLAAVAAVVVLVVALRSATGASSF, encoded by the coding sequence ATGCGGCAGGCGGCCGTCGGCTTCCACTGCCCGGACGACGCGAGCCTGGGCGCGCGCAGCATCCCGAGGCAGCGCACGTCCGTCGGTGCCCGGCTGCGCGAATCGGCGCCGGTCGTGACCATCGCGCTGATCGTCCTGAACGTGGCGGCCTACCTGTACACCGGCGCGAAGTCGCCGGGCGGCCTGGACCGGCCGTACGCCGCCCGGCTGTTCCTGGACTGGCAACTGCAGCCGGACGTGGTCTACCACCACGACGAGTACTACCGGCTGCTCACCTCGGCGTTCCTGCACGTCAGCCTGCTGCACATCGGGGCGAACATGCTCGCGCTCGGCGTGATCGGGCCGCCGCTGGAACGGCTGCTCGGCCGCACCCGGCTGCTCGCGCTCTACCTGCTCGGCGCGCTGGGTGGCTCGGCCGCGATCTTCGCCTTCGGCACGGCGGAGCAGCCGGTGGTCGGGGCGTCCGGCGCGATCTTCGGGTTGTTCGCGGCGAGCCTGGTGCTGGTGCGCCGGCTCGGCCTCGACCCGCAGTGGCTGATCGGGATCATCGTGCTCAACTTCGTCTTCACCTTCTCGGTGCGTGACATCTCCAAGCTCGGGCACCTCGGCGGCTTCGTCACCGGCGGGCTCGCGGCGCTCGCGATAGCGGGTTGGCCGACGGTGCGCACCCGGCTGGCGACCGGTCGTCAGGTCGCCGGGCTGGCCGCGGTCGCCGCCGTGGTGGTGCTGGTCGTCGCGTTGCGCAGTGCGACCGGCGCCTCGTCGTTCTGA
- a CDS encoding peptidylprolyl isomerase, giving the protein MSATQIAVLHTSAGDIRVNLFGNHAPKTVRNFVELAEGSREWTHPGTGAKSTAPLYDGTIFHRVIEGFMIQGGDPLGQGFGGPGYQFGDEFHPELSFDRPYLLAMANAGPGTNGSQFFITVGRTPHLNRKHTIFGEVADADSRAVVDAIATTATGRGDRPVQDITINSVSIEPTE; this is encoded by the coding sequence TTGTCCGCGACCCAGATCGCCGTCCTGCACACCAGCGCCGGAGACATCCGCGTCAACCTGTTCGGCAACCACGCGCCGAAGACCGTGCGCAACTTCGTGGAGCTCGCCGAAGGATCGCGCGAGTGGACGCACCCCGGCACCGGTGCGAAGTCGACCGCGCCGCTGTACGACGGGACGATCTTCCACCGGGTCATCGAGGGCTTCATGATCCAGGGCGGCGACCCGCTCGGGCAGGGCTTCGGCGGTCCCGGCTACCAGTTCGGCGACGAGTTCCACCCCGAGCTGTCCTTCGACCGGCCGTATCTGCTGGCGATGGCCAACGCCGGGCCGGGCACGAACGGCTCGCAGTTCTTCATCACCGTCGGGCGCACCCCGCACCTGAACCGAAAGCACACCATCTTCGGCGAGGTCGCAGACGCAGACAGCCGCGCGGTGGTCGATGCGATCGCGACCACCGCCACCGGGCGCGGCGACCGCCCCGTCCAGGACATCACCATCAACTCGGTCAGCATTGAACCAACCGAGTGA
- a CDS encoding PH domain-containing protein, with protein MDNERMGPPRRVRLHFGPDHRLTALTGLLCVLAVGAAALTGDPAGRLLFAGAAAVLLGYALIDLLCWPRLAADAHGLELRTPFTHLRLPWEQVDDVRADVRDRLGLRSRTLEIDAGPHLVVFSRRALGADPEQVAALVRACRPD; from the coding sequence GTGGACAACGAACGGATGGGCCCGCCGCGCCGGGTCCGGTTGCACTTCGGCCCGGACCACCGGCTGACGGCGCTGACCGGGTTGCTCTGCGTTCTGGCCGTGGGTGCCGCAGCCCTGACGGGTGATCCGGCCGGCCGGTTGCTGTTCGCCGGCGCCGCTGCGGTGCTGCTCGGCTACGCGCTGATCGACCTGCTGTGCTGGCCGCGCCTGGCCGCCGACGCGCACGGCCTGGAGCTGCGCACGCCCTTCACCCACCTGCGGCTGCCATGGGAGCAGGTTGACGACGTGCGGGCCGACGTGCGCGATCGGCTCGGCCTGCGCTCGCGCACCCTGGAGATCGACGCCGGGCCGCACCTGGTCGTGTTCAGCCGTCGCGCCCTGGGTGCCGATCCGGAGCAGGTGGCCGCGCTGGTGCGTGCCTGCCGGCCGGACTGA